A segment of the Hallerella succinigenes genome:
TCGGTACCTGCGATGAATGCGAAAAACATTTTCCCGAAGGATTCGATTGAGATTACCTATGACAAGCCTGTGGCGGATTCCGTGCTTGATTCGCTCCGTCGGGTGCTTGTTCTTGTGCAGAATCAGGATACGCTTCCGGTGCGCGTTTTGCGCAAGGATCCGGTTCGCTTTATGGTGTACGGCGATGAATTCTTCTTGACCGATGCGAAGGTGGAACTCCTGGAACGCTATGCGGATTCGACGCTTTCTTCGCCGGATTCGATGACGGGAATTCGTGATACCATCGTGACGAAGAAGACGCGTGTCTGGGTAAAGTTTGAAACAGTTCCGAAGCTTCAGTTGGCGTCGCTTTCGGGAAAAATTCCGGGAGGCTCGACGGATACGCGCGTGCGCATTCGAAAGGTGGACTCGGATCGATTTACCACGGTGACTTGTGCGCTGAATGGATCTTTCCAAATGGATGATTTGACGGAAGGAAAGTACCTGATGGAATACTTCCGTACCAAGGATTCTTTGGATGTTCCGTACGCGGGCAAGCTCTTCCAGTTTGAATATGGAATGCCGTGGCGCGCCTTGGCAGATACGCTTGTGATTGAGCGAGGCGCAAATGTGTTAGAAGCTGATTTGAAAGGACTCTGATGAAACCGAACGTGTACATTGCCTTGGATTTGGAGACGACCGGGCTGGATTTTGAAAACGATGAAATTATAGAAGTGGCTTTGGAAAGGTTCGAAAATGGAGAGCCTGTTGAAAGCAAAGATTTTTTGATTAAGCCGAAGCAGACGCTTCGCCCGTTTATTGCATCGCTCACGGGTATTTCGGATGCGGATCTGAAGGACGCTCCGGACTTTGCGTCTGTTGCAGGTCAGATTCGACAGTTTATCGGCGACTATCCGCTGGTCGCTCACAATGCGCAGTTCGATTCCAAGTTCTTGAAGAATACCTTCGGCAAGGTCGGCGTTTCGATCGATTCGAATCCGGTTCTCGACACTCTTATCCTTTCGCGTATCGCTTACCGTCGAATTCCCAATCACAAGCTCGAAACCTTGGTGAAGTATCTGAACATTCCGCGTGAACGGGCGCACCGCGCTCTCCCGGATGCAGACGCCTGCGGAAAGCTTTTTTGGATGGCGCTTTTGGAAATTGAAAAGATGGATTCCTTTGTGCGTCATCACCTGGCACGCCTTGCTAAGGGAACCTCTTGGGAAAGCATCTTTGACGACTGCGTTCCGGATCACGAAAAGCTCACCCCTTTAGAACCGGAAACGGTCACTTCGCCGCTGTCTTCCAAGGAACGCTTACCGCGTGTGAGCGAGTTCTTTGAAAAGGGCGGCAAGCTTTCGCAAGTCATCGAAAATTACTCTCCGCGCTCTTCGCAACTCGACTACGCAGAAATCGTGGAACGCAATATGCACAAGGGTGGACTTTCGATTCTCGAAGCGGGCACCGGCATGGGAAAGACTTTGGCCTACCTCGTTCCGGCAGCGCTCAAGGCTGCCACCGGTGAACGTGTTGTCATCAGCACGGCGACGCGAACCCTCGAAGAACAGCTTTGCCAGCACGATTACCCGGCGATTGCTCCGCTTTTTGGAAATCGCGTTTCCCCGGTCGTTTTGAAGGGCCGCGGCAATTACATTTGCCTGCGCAAGTTCGAAGAACATTTGATGTCTCCGGATGTGTTGCTCGCTCCCGATGAACGGGAATCCTTTATGACGCTCCTTCCGTGGATTGAACATACCAAAACGGGAGACGGCAACGAAAATACCGGTTTTAACCTTTCCCGCAACCGCTTGCTGTGGAGTAAATTTTCGAGCGATGCTTCGACGTGCCTCGGCGAAAAATGCCCGTTCTACGACAAATGCTTTGGTTTGAATGCGCGCCGCCAGGCGGCCAAGGCGAACCTGCTTTTTATCAATCATTCGCTCTTCCTTTCGGATCTTGCGCTGGACTTTGCGCTGCTCCCGACTTACGATCATATCGTATTCGATGAAGCGCATCGCCTGCCGACGATGAGTCACATGACCTTTGGCAAAATGGTGCGATTCTTCCGTCTGCGAAACATAACGAAGATTCTGGTTCACCCGAAGGCTCAGGACAAGGGTCTTGTCGCGGAACTCGAAACGCTCCTTTCCAAAGCGAATGCAGAAGCTTCGCTTTTGGATGCCTGTGCAAAACTTCGCGAAGCGACGGTCGAATGTGAAAAGGCGCTTCACCGTTTCTTCTTGAAGCTTGGCAAAAAGGTCTTTAAGCACAAGCCGGACGGTTTCCGCTTTGCCAAGGGAATCCTTGCGGAATACGATACGGATCCGCGCCCGGTTCTTGACTCTTGCAATACGGTGAAGGCGATTTCGGAAGATATTTCTTCGAAGCTCCGCGAAAATTCTGCCTTTGTGCTCGTTGCGCGAAATCTCGAAGGCGCTGCGATGGATATCGGACGCTTTGCCGAAGACTTTGGATTCATTACGCAGGCGGGCAAGGAAGACTGGGTCTTTTACATGGAAGAACCGGGCAATCCGCATACGGCAATCCTTCGCGCAATTCCACTGTACCCGGGCAACAACTGGTCCGAAAAGTTCTATCCGTGGATCAAAAGCGCAACGTTCACCTCGGCGACGCTTTCGCTGCAGGGATCTTTTGACTATTACGAACAGCGTATGGGCATGCATAGCCCGAGCCTTGCAAAAACAAAGACTCCTTTTGTGCGCACGTACCCGTCTGCATTCGACGTGAATGCAAAACGCCGGGTGATTATCGCAGACTTTTTGCCAAAGCCGAATACATCGGATTTCCAAAAGGCACTCGACGTCACCTTGGCGGAAATCTTGCCCGAAAACAAGAAGAATGCCCTTGTGCTTTTTACAAGCATCGTGAGCATGAACAAGGTGCACGACGCTTTGGCACCGTGCTTTGCAGAAAAGAATAAGCTCCTGCTCTGCCAGAATTTAGATGGAGGCATGGATAGCCTTGTAGAAATGTTCCGCAAAAAACGCGAAGCATGTTTGCTTGGCTGTCAGGTATTCTGGGAAGGCATCGATTTGCCGGATAACGCACTCGAACTTTTGGTGATTCCAAAGCTCCCGTTCCCGAATCCGTCGGATCCTTTGATTGCAAGCCTTGCCGATAAAATGAAGGAACGTAACGAGAATTCGTTCAAGAACCTTTATATTCCGGAAGCACTGCTTGAATTGCGCCAGGGTTTGGGGAGGCTGATTCGCAGTGAATCCGATACCGGAACGGCTTTGTTCTTCGATAACCGTTTGGTCCACGAAGCCTATGGCAAGAGCTTTACACGCCTTTGGGATGCAAAGCATGAAGTGGCGCACAACTTGGAAGAATTAAAGTCCCTTCTCGGTCTATAAGACCGTATAGTTTTCTATCTTTGGCCTCTGCTTGTTGGAGAACTTATGCTCGCTGTTAAAGATTTTTTAAACGAAATGCCCAAATCTCAGCTGAAAGAGCTGCATGCGAAGGCGTTCTGTTCTAAAGGCTTGCTGAACAACGCTAAAATTCTTTCGGAAACGAACACGTTCTTTACCGATACCGCTCGGTTCGAAACCTTCTATACGTCTTTGGAACCGTGGAAAAAACTTTGCTTGTTCTTGATTTACCATAGTGAAAATCGTGGTTTGGAAATGAATGAACTTCGCTTGGTGGCACCTGCTAACAAGCGTGAAGAACTGGAGACATTCCTTCTCGATTGTGCCAAGAACCTTTATATTTGGCGTTCCCGCACCGAAAAGAATACTTACGTCTATTTTGGTTTTGACGACTTTTTGAAGGGCATCCTTCTTTCTCCGGAAAATCCGGTAGATGAAAAGGCCCGCTTCTTCAGCTACGAAGATATGCTGGTTTGGCACCTTTGCCAAATGCTCTCTTTTGCGCGTCTCGGAAAGATGAAGATGAACGGCACGGGTAATTTGCACCGTCGTTCGATGCAGATCTGCGAAGAATCCTTTAAGTATTCAAGGCAGCTTTCTCCGGATGCCGTGCGTGAAGAATGTACGCTCCTTCTTGAATTTCTTTCGTCCCATAATTGGATTGAACAGCGCGGTATGGACCTTCTCGTGACCGATGAAGCGTTCGAATTTTTGAAGCACAACGGTTTCCGCCTGAAGAATGAAATTCTGGAATGGTGGATCAAGCGGCGCTTTCACGGCGAAGACGAGTTTTTTAAGCATGTATTGTTCTCGATCAAGCGTAACGCATCGGCGGTGAATGCTCAGCGCATTCTTTGGACTCTCGATCCGACATTCCGTTTGACGCTTACGACGAATGAAATTTACTGGTCTTCGATGCCGAAGCCGCTTGCGGAACTTTGGCTCATGGGCATGGTGGAATTCTCGGCGAATGCAGGTGCGATTACTGCAATCCGCTTGAGCGACTGGGCCAAGGATTGGCTTTCGGCAACGGCGGCTCCAATGCTCGGTGCGCAGATTTCAACGCTTCCGAACTTTGAAATGATCATTTCGGTCAAGAGCGCTCCGCGCGTTCTCTTTATGTCGGCGTGCCTTGCCGATGTGCAGAACGATGAACCTTACTTGCGTTTTTCGATTTCCCGCGACACGTTTTTGAATGGTCTTAAAACCGGATTTAGCCGTGAAACGACGGAAAGCTTTGAAGGCTGGATCAGCGCTCCTCCTAACGTTCAAGAAGCGATGCGAGAATGGTCTTCTTGCTATTACGATTCTTCGTTCAGCTCGGTTCGGTTGTTAAAGATCGACAATGGGGAAGTGCGTGAAGCTCTCACCGTATTCCCGCAGTTCATGGAAATGGTGAACGAAGCGATTCCGGGTTACGGTTTTTTGATCAAGCAGGAATGCGAACCGAAGATCCGTGAACTTTTGAAGCACTACGGTTTGGAACCGGCTAACCCAGTGAATGAAGCGCCGGTGGAACAGTTTCACAATACCGATTGGAACAAGGCTTTCTGGTTGCGTTGGACTCCGGAAGGAACACCGGATTCCGCTTTCAAACCGGAAACGGACGGCTCTACGGTTTCGGCAGCGCTGGGCACGACCAAGTACGGTGGCGATTTCCAAAAGTTCGCCATGGTGGATCTTTTCAAGGTGTTGCGCTACGCCCGGTCCACGAACGGCTCAATCGAAGCCCGTCTTTCGCAGAAGCCGCTCGATAAGAACATGAAGCTCCCGAAGCTTCCGCCGGAGATCCGTTTTAAGGTCGAAGCTTTGCATTTTTCGAAGGTGCCGTTTGTGGCGAAAATCACGCTCGAACCGAGCGGAAAATCGCTTGAACTTCCTCTCGAATCGATTACAGAACTTCGCATGGCGAAAGACTGAAATTTCGCTAATCTGAGCAGAAAATGAAAAGAGCGTGACAGCGGTCGCGCTTTGTCTTTTTGGCTGTCTTTCCAGCAGAATTTTTTAAATTCCCCAGTATGAGTTTTGTCCATCTTCAATTACATTCCGAATTTTCCATTTTGCAGGCGGCTGCACGTTTGGACGATATTTTTGACGCCGCTGCTGCCGATAACGCTCCTGCAGTCGCCCTGACGGATCATGGGACGATGTTTGGAATTTTGGAATTTCAGGAACGTGGCAAAGCTCTCAATAAAAAGCGTAAGGAAAAGGGTCTTCCGCCGATCAAGACGGTTCTCGGCTGCCACATCTACGTGGATACTCCGGGTGCAAACTTTAAGGAACCGGGCGGCTATGAACGCTTGACCCTTTTGGTCGAAAACGAACAGGGCTATTATAACCTTCTCCGTATTGTCAGCTACCGTTACGAGGAATCTAAACGTTGGGAACAGATTCCTTCCGTTCCACTCGAAATCGTCGAGGAACACAAGGAAGGCATTATTGCGATTGCGGGCGATTATGCGAGCCGCTACGGCATCAATGTGACCGCAGGCCGTGATGCACAGGCAAAAACTTACATCGAAACCCTCGATAAAATTTTTGACCACGATCATCTGTATCTTTCGATTTGCGATAACGGAATTTCCGCTCAAAAAACGCTCAACCTGTTTACCGTTGCACTCGCGAAGGAATTGAACCGCGAACTCGTCGCGGTCGGCGACGTGCACTACATTAAGCGGGAAGACGCCGACGCTCACAAGGCTCTCCGTTGCATTTCGCTCGTTGAAAAGTTCAAAGAATTTAACGACAAGCGTTTTCCGACAAATCAGTTCTACTACCGCGCCGAAGCGGAAATGCGAGAACTTTTCCCCGACCATCCGGAAGCGATTGACAATACGGTCAAGATTGCGGACCGTTGCGTCTTTGAAGTCAAAACGGGCATCGGTGATGACTTCTGGCCGCGTTACGAAATTCCGAAAGAATTCCTCGAATCCGAAGAATGCAAAGAAATCTACCGGGTCATGGAAGACGAATACAACAAGGGTTACCCGGAAGCCTTTGAAAAAGCGGCGAAGGAATTCTGCAAAAAGAATAAAGACAAAACAATCGAAACGCTCACGGATGAAGACAAGGATGCCGTGGAAAAGATCATGGAGCACAATAAAACGAGTCGCCACGGTGGCGACGCGGATGCTTACCTGATCCATTTGACGCGCGAACGTTTGCACTGGCGATTCCCTAATGAGAATACGCAGTACCCGAGTCACGATTCGGAAGTCAGCGATCGTATTTACAAGGAATTGAACTGTATTCGAAACATGAACGTCGCAGGTTACCTGCTGATTGTGTGGGATTTCATCAACTGGTCCCGTGAACACGGAATTCCGGTAGGGCCGGGACGTGGTTCTGCAGCAGGTTCCATTGTAACGTACATCATCGGTATTACGAACATCGATCCGCTCAAGTTTGGTCTTCTTTTCGAACGATTCCTGAACCCGGAACGTGTGTCCATGCCGGATATCGATACGGATATTGCGGACCGTGACCGTGGCCGGGTGATCGATTACGTGACGCGTAAATATGGCGCGGATTGCGTGGGCCAGATTATTACTTATGGTATGCTCAAGTCCAAGGCGGTGATTAAAGACGTCGCCCGTGTGCTGAGCATTGACCACCGTGAAGCCGATGCGATCATTAAGCTTTTCCCGCAACGCGTTTTGAACTTTAGCTTGAACGACGCGTGGACGGGCAAAACCAAAAAGGGTGCCCCTGTCGCTCCGGATTATGATCCGGCCCCGCTTCAGGCTTTCATCAACAGTCGAGAATCGTATAAGGAACTTTGGGACATTGCAAAGCGCTTGGAGGATCTTCCGCGCCAGACCGGTGTGCACGCTTGCGGTGTGGTGATTACGCCGACGCCGATTTACAATCTCGCTCCTCTCTACCGTGCCGCTCCGCTGGATACGCCGGTCGTGATGTACGACAAGCACTATTCCGAAACGATCGGCCTGTTGAAAATGGACTTCTTGGGCCTTATCAACTTATCCATCATTCAGGATACGGTAAACCTCGCCAAAAAAACGCGTGGCGTGGACATCGACATGGACAAGGTGCCGACCGACGATAAGGAAACCTTTGAACTTTTGAGTAAGGGCATGACGACAGCGGTGTTCCAGTTTGAATCTCCGGGTATGCAAAAGTACCTGCGTGAACTCAAACCGTCCCGCATCAGCGACTTGATCGCTATGAACGCTCTGTACCGTCCGGGTCCGATTGATCAGATTCCGCACTTTATTGCCCGTAAGCTCGGCAAGGAAGAAATCGACTGCTACCACAAGGACTTGGAACAGGTTCTGGGTGAAACGTACGGCGTGATTGTTTATCAGGAACAGGTGATGCAGCTCGCCCAGATTCTTGGCGGATATTCCTTGGGCGGCGCAGATAACATCCGTCGTATCATGGCGAAGAAGATGCCGGAAAAGATGGCGAAGCTCGAACCGGAATTCTTCCAGAAGTGCTTGGATAATGGCTATGACAAGGCTATGATTCAGAAGGTTTGGAATGCGGTGCTTCCGTTCTGCGGATACGCATTCAACAAGAGTCACGCTGCCGCTTATGCGTATGTGGCTTACCAGACCGCTTACTTGAAAACGCACTTTGGCCCGGAATACATGGCAGCGTCCATGACATCCAAAATGGGCAAGACCGAAGATATTGTGACGATTGTGCAGGAATGTCGTCGCATGAATATCGAAGTGCTCCCGCCCGATATCAACTCGTCTCTCGGCGTGTTCTCGGCAAATGCCGAAGGCAAGGTCGTTTACGGTCTCGCCGGTATTCGTAACGTCGGTCTCCCAGTTATTGAAGACGTGGTCGCCGAACGTGAAGCGCACGGTCCGTACACGACACTCTTTGACCTTTGCAAACGCGTCGCCGATTACCAGGCAGCTCAGCCCGAAAAGCGCCCACCTCTCAACCGTAAAACTCTTGAAAGTTTGATCATGGCAGGCGCCTTTGACAAAATGTCTCCGACTGTGCCGAACCGCCCCACGCTCCTTGCGAGCGTCGAAAAAGCTCTTGAAGTCGCGAACCGTCACCGCAAGGAACAGGATGCGGGCCAAACCTCGCTCTTTGATATGTTCGGCGGCGCTGCTCTCGAAGAAGCTCACATGGACGAAACTTACGAAGACGCTCAGCCATGGGGCCTCATGGAGCTTTTGAACAAGGAACGCGATGTCCTTGGACTTTACCTTTCCGCCCATCCTCTGGATGAATGCCGCCCGGAACTTCGAGGCTTTACCACGAATAGTCTTGCAGAAAGCGAACTGAATGAAATCGTGGAAGCGAATCCGAAATCGATCGTCTGCGTCGGCGGTATCATTACAAAGCTCCGCTCGTTCCAAAGTAAAAAGGACGAGACGAAGACGATGGGCTCGGGAACTTTGCAAGACTTCCAAGGCGAAATCGCGATTTTCTTCCCGCCGGATTCTTGGGAACGTTGCCGCGATCACTTTGGCGAAGATGACCGTGTAATTGTGAAGGGTAAACTTTGCCCGCAAAATCAGGATCCTTCTGCGTTGCAGATCATTGTGGACAAAGCTTTCTCCATCGATGAAGTGCGCACGCGTCTTGTGAACTTTATTCATGTGAACGTTTCTTCGATGGAACTCGTCGATGAAAAGATGACACAGATTTTGGAACGTATGGATATGGCTCAGGCGCTTCCGGGTGAACATGCGGCAGAAATGGTTTTCCACGTGGAAACGGTTTCGGGACATATTCACACGCTCCGCGCTCAGGTGGCAAAAATTGCTTATACGCCGGACTTCTTCGAATGGCTGCAAACGGAATTTGGACCTTCGAACGTTTGGGTCTCGGCAAAGGTCAAGGCTTAAACTTTCATGCGCCCGTACTGGCTTTTTTGCGCAGGCGAAGATTCCGGAGATGTCCTCGGCGAATCCTTAGTCCAGGAAATCCTGGAAAAAGGCTTTGACGCACTCGGGGCGGGCGGAAGGCGGATGGAAGGTGCAGGCCTTTTACCGCTTGTGCCTTTTGACGATTTACCGGTGAATGGATTCGGGGATGTCCTTTTGCATTCCCATCGGCTTGCGAAAAACTTCAAAATATTAAGGCGGGCTTTGCAGAATGAAAACTGCCACGGGCTCGTCGCCGTGGACTATCCAGGCTTTAACTTAAAACTCATGCAGCTTGCGCTTCAAATGGAAAAGCGCGTCATCTACGTAGAGCCTCCGCAGATTTGGGCGTGGAAACCCAAACGCGTCCAAGCCTTCCTTTCTCCAGAAGCCAAAAGGCTCGTGGAATTGCGGGCGCTGTACGATATCGAAATCGAAGCGTACCAAAAGTTCGGCCTGCACGTTCAAAAAATTCCGCATCCACTTTTGCAAAAAAGAAATTCTTTTGCAGAAAAAAATTTTTCTTTAACCGCAAAAGACCGCGCTACGGCTCCGATACTCCTTTTTCCGGGCAGCCGCCTTTCGCAGGCGAAGCGTAACTTGGAACTTTATCGCCGGTTAGCAGATAAATTAACTTCCAAAGGTCAAAATGTCGTCTTTGTCGCTTCTCGAACCGAACTGTTCCGATTCTTGGAAGGGAAATTCTGCGGGAAATTCCGCGTGCAGATTTCCCCGCAATCTGCAGAAGAAAGGTTCGCCCTTCTGCAGTCGGCAAAGTGCGTCGTCAGTGGACCGGGCTCTGCGATGATGGAAGCGTTCCTTGCCAAAACGCCCTGCGTGGCAGCTTCTCGAATCGAACCTCTCACGTTCTGCATGGGAAAGCTTTTCTTAAAGACTAAGCATTTAACGCTTCCGAACATTCAAGCGGATCGGTTACAAAAAGAGGCTTCCATTCCGGAATATGTCCAAAGTGTATTTTCAAATGTCGATGCGCAGGCGACAAAAGTTTTTTGCGCTGTTGAAAAATTCATATTTTTCTAAGCATGTTGTTTACATTAATCGCCATTATATTCTGCTTGGGCTGTTCCGCGTTCTGCTCGTTCACGGAAGCGGCGTTTTACAGTTTTCCTGCGTCGTCTATCGATGTTCTTAAAAAGAAAGGCGCTTTTACAGCGCGTTACATTGAACATGTCAAAACGAATATCGATCGTTATATCGCTTCGGTTTTGATTTTCAACACGGTGGCGAATACGCTCGGCGTTTCGCTGGCCACTTCGCTTGCGATTGCGCATTTTGGAACTTTTGGACAACTCGTTTTCCCGATAATACTCTCCGTTTGCATTTTGCTTTTTGGTGAAATTACGCCGAAGACGATTGGGGTGAAGCAGGCTCGAAAGGTCGGGCCGATGTGCGCTGTGCCGATGTATTACATCACGATTTTCCTCACGTACACGGGGCTGATTAAACTTTGCATGGCGATTACTAAGCACTGGACCAAGGGCAAAAATGAAGAGCCCGAAGTCAGTGTGGAAGACATCAACAGCTTGGTGAATTTGGGCCTTCGCGATGAAATCATCGATGGTCAGCAGGCGGTTGTGATAAAGAACATTCTCGCTTCAAAGTCGGTTCCGGTGCGCAAGGTGATGACTCCGCGTCAGGTAGTGTTTGCACTGCCACAGAACAGCACGATCGGTGAAGAACTCGATAAGATGCCGAACTGGCCTTTTTCCCGTATTCCGGTTTACGATCCGGAAGATAAAGAAAAATGGCTCGGCCTGATTATGCGGCGAGATGTTTACAATTTGGTCGCTGAAGGCAAACGCAACGTTCCGATTAAAAACTTGATGCGTCCGATCCAGTTTATTCCCGACAGTTTGACTTTGGATAAACTTTTAATCCGCTTCTTAAAGCAGCGCGGTCACATTGTCGCGGTTGTGGATGAGTACGGCTCGATTGCGGGCCTCGCTTCGCTCGAAGATGTTTTGGAAGAAATCCTCGGTCGTGAAATCGTCGATGAATTTGACGTTGCCGTGGACTTGCAGGAACACGCTCGCCGTAAGAGCCGAGCCTTGGCATTTGTCAGAGAACATAAAAGGGAAGGTCGTCGCGTATGATGTACGAAATCGCACCGCGTGTGATGCACAACGAATTCCGTGTGCAGTTGCCGAAAACTTCGGATTATGTGATTTATACGGAAAGGAATCTGGTCCTTTTGAAAAAGAATGCGGATTCGTTTGAACTGCCGACGGTTTTGGATGTGCAGACGGTCAACCCGAAGGCTTCTGAAAATTTGCACTATCTGTTTTCGGTTGACGATGAAGCGTTTTTCTCTTGCGATCAAAACTTTGCCCCGAATGCCTCGGACTTTGAACTGGTGAAAGACCGTTTTTTCCGCACGATGCCGAACATGCCGATCGCCTTTGGCGGTGCGGTCGGTTCGCACATTTCGCGTTGGGAACAGTCCAACCGTTTTTGCGGTCACTGCGGAACGCCGATGCAGCGCAAGGCTGATGAGCGCGCCTTTGTCTGCAAGAATTGCGGCAATACCGTTTACGGAAAAATATGCCCTGTCGTGATCGTTTCGGTCACATGGGAAAATAAACTTTTGATGGCGCACAACTTGAACAATCCGGACCGCAAACCGTACTTGATTTCGGGCTTTGTGGACATGGGAGAATCTTTAGAACAGGCTGTGCGTCGTGAAGTCAAGGAAGAAACCGGCGTGGCGGTCAAGAACATTCGCTACATCGGCAGTGAACCTTGGCCGTTCTCCAATTCTCTCATCGCAGGATTTTCGGCGGAACTCGACGGTTCTCCTGAAATTACTGTGCAGGAATCGGAACTGGAATATGCGAAGTGGGTGAACCGTGAAGACATCGGCGAATATACGGGCCGCTTGAGCATTTCTGGAGAAATGATTCAGCGTTTCAAGGCGGGAACTCTTTGATCGATTTCATCGGCGACATCCACGGCCATCGGGAACGGTTAGAAGCTCTGCTGAAAAAGCTCGGCTATTCCGTGGTGAACGGAACTTACTGCCATCCGACGAATACGGCCATCTTCCTCGGGGATTACATCGACCGCGGCCCGGACGCCCGTGGGGCTGTTCGCATTGTCCGCAAAATGGTCGAAGCGGGGACTGCGCAAGCGATTCTCGGCAACCACGAACTGAACGCACTCTACTTTTGGCAAAAAGATCCAAACGGCGGCTACCTCCGCGAACACACGATTAACAAGATCTTGATCCATTCGAAAACGATGGCTTCCTTCCAGCATTATCAGCCGGAATTTTTTGATCATCTCGACTGGTTCCTCTCGCTTCCGCTTTTTATCGAAACGGAAAACTTCCGCGCTCAGCATGCCTGCTTTGACATGGAAAACATTCAGACATTGCGCAGGGAAGGCCTAGAAATCATCGGCAATCAGGAAAATCTTTTCCGCATCCTCGCCAACAAAAAGATTCGCCGTGCCGTAATGGACACGGTCCAAGGTCCAGAAGTGGAACTAGAAAACGGAGCGACTTACCGCGACAGCGAAGAAGTGCTTCGCACCCGCGCCCGCATCAAATGGTGGATGGATCCCAAGGGAAAAACATTGCAAGATCTTTCGTTCCAGCCGGGCGTAAAGATTCCGCCGCAACCGCTTTCCGCCGAAGTCCAGGCTCGCGACTTTTACCGCGAAACGGAACGCCCGGACTTTTTCGGACATTACTGGCTCGAAGGCAAGCCGACACTTTTCCGCTCCAATGTCTGCTGTCTGGATTACAGCATCGCATCGTATAAAGGAACGGGCGTTTTGGCTGCCTATCGCTTTGACGGGGAAACTCATTTAAGCGAAAAGAACTTTTTTTACGTCTAAAAAAGAAGAATGAGTCTTTTGGGGGGTGGAATTCATCAAAATTGTTTGGCCGAAATGGAAGTTGTGTATAAATTAAGGGTATGAAAATGAAAAGACGGATCTTTACATCTTTTTCTTTAGCCTCTTTTGGGCTTGTGACAGCTGCAAATGCTGCAGCGACTTTTTACTACAATCAGGTCGGTTACGATGTGGGCAAACCGGTGACGGTCATTGTCAAAAATACGACCGATCTTTCGGGGACCGCTTTTTCGCTTTTGAAAGACGGTATTGCGGTTTCGACAGGAACGCTTTCGGTAGGCGCAAA
Coding sequences within it:
- the nudC gene encoding NAD(+) diphosphatase; translation: MMYEIAPRVMHNEFRVQLPKTSDYVIYTERNLVLLKKNADSFELPTVLDVQTVNPKASENLHYLFSVDDEAFFSCDQNFAPNASDFELVKDRFFRTMPNMPIAFGGAVGSHISRWEQSNRFCGHCGTPMQRKADERAFVCKNCGNTVYGKICPVVIVSVTWENKLLMAHNLNNPDRKPYLISGFVDMGESLEQAVRREVKEETGVAVKNIRYIGSEPWPFSNSLIAGFSAELDGSPEITVQESELEYAKWVNREDIGEYTGRLSISGEMIQRFKAGTL
- a CDS encoding metallophosphoesterase; this encodes MIDFIGDIHGHRERLEALLKKLGYSVVNGTYCHPTNTAIFLGDYIDRGPDARGAVRIVRKMVEAGTAQAILGNHELNALYFWQKDPNGGYLREHTINKILIHSKTMASFQHYQPEFFDHLDWFLSLPLFIETENFRAQHACFDMENIQTLRREGLEIIGNQENLFRILANKKIRRAVMDTVQGPEVELENGATYRDSEEVLRTRARIKWWMDPKGKTLQDLSFQPGVKIPPQPLSAEVQARDFYRETERPDFFGHYWLEGKPTLFRSNVCCLDYSIASYKGTGVLAAYRFDGETHLSEKNFFYV